Proteins encoded by one window of Clostridium bornimense:
- a CDS encoding HD domain-containing protein gives MFYRVKQFWWNITDKMNDDDINFVNNNLNEDEKILFYSLSNNEQKHSVKVCYNALNKLNRYDMLDENSMIKIALLHDIGKSYKHVNVIEKSIFVILNKILPKLLKKFINIKSVKVYYEHGEMGYNLLKDKKYSEEILDAIRYHHSSSNIRNKRRNIYMEILKESDDEC, from the coding sequence ATGTTTTATAGAGTTAAGCAATTTTGGTGGAATATTACAGATAAAATGAATGATGATGATATAAATTTTGTTAATAATAACTTAAATGAAGATGAAAAAATATTATTTTATAGTCTGTCTAATAATGAACAAAAACATTCTGTTAAAGTATGCTATAATGCTTTGAATAAACTTAATAGATATGATATGCTAGATGAAAATAGTATGATAAAGATAGCTCTATTACATGATATAGGGAAGAGCTATAAGCATGTCAATGTCATAGAAAAATCTATATTTGTAATTTTAAATAAAATACTTCCAAAGTTACTTAAAAAGTTCATTAATATAAAATCAGTAAAAGTTTATTATGAGCATGGAGAAATGGGATATAACTTATTAAAAGATAAGAAATATAGTGAAGAAATCTTAGATGCAATAAGATATCATCATAGTAGCAGTAATATACGTAATAAGAGAAGAAATATATATATGGAAATACTTAAAGAAAGCGATGATGAATGTTAA
- a CDS encoding transcription repressor NadR — protein sequence MNSIERRQNIKELLGTNPIKGAELAQRFSVTRQVIVKDISILKAEGLEIISTSSGYILNNSIGIRKVIAVNHDENQIKDELEIIIKYGGVVEDITIEHPLYGEVTGKIMIKTLHDIDMFMDKIDKLNVSVLSKASGGVHLHTIYTDNKESMDKIINELIKSGYLISI from the coding sequence ATGAATTCAATAGAAAGAAGACAAAATATAAAAGAATTATTAGGTACAAATCCTATTAAAGGAGCAGAATTAGCTCAAAGGTTTAGTGTTACAAGGCAAGTTATTGTAAAAGATATCTCTATATTAAAAGCTGAGGGGCTAGAGATAATATCAACATCATCTGGCTATATATTAAATAATAGTATTGGGATAAGAAAAGTAATAGCAGTAAATCATGATGAAAATCAAATAAAAGATGAACTTGAAATAATTATTAAATATGGAGGTGTCGTTGAAGATATAACTATAGAACATCCTTTGTATGGTGAAGTAACAGGAAAAATTATGATTAAGACATTACATGATATAGATATGTTTATGGACAAGATTGATAAATTAAATGTATCTGTTTTATCTAAGGCATCAGGAGGAGTACACTTACATACTATATATACAGATAATAAGGAGAGTATGGATAAGATAATTAATGAATTAATTAAGTCAGGTTATTTAATTAGTATATGA